A DNA window from Candidatus Protochlamydia naegleriophila contains the following coding sequences:
- the sucD gene encoding succinate--CoA ligase subunit alpha translates to MAILVNQHTRIITQGITGKAGRFHTEQGMLYAPTYFGGVTPGKGGGEILGLPIFDTVWEAKQATQCNASLIFVPPPFAKDAILEAEEAGIELIVCITEGIPIRDMLKVSQIMRASKTSRLVGPNCPGVITPGECKMGIMPGYIHRKGDIGIVSRSGTLTYEAVWQTTSLGLGQSTCVGIGGDPLNGTNFIDILYLFEKDPETKAILLIGEIGGSAEEEAAEWIKQHSTKPVAAFIAGQTAPSGRRMGHAGAIVSGNQGTASSKISALKDAGVVVADTPAEMGLAIQKALQLCDLT, encoded by the coding sequence ATGCTTTACGCTCCTACCTATTTTGGAGGAGTCACTCCCGGAAAAGGAGGGGGCGAGATTTTGGGGCTTCCCATTTTTGATACGGTTTGGGAGGCTAAACAGGCAACCCAGTGCAATGCTTCCCTTATTTTTGTGCCTCCTCCATTTGCTAAAGATGCTATTTTAGAGGCGGAAGAGGCCGGCATAGAGCTCATTGTCTGCATTACAGAAGGGATTCCCATCCGCGATATGCTCAAAGTAAGCCAGATCATGCGAGCAAGCAAGACAAGCCGCCTCGTTGGTCCCAACTGTCCTGGAGTAATCACTCCTGGAGAGTGCAAAATGGGCATAATGCCTGGCTATATTCATCGAAAAGGGGACATTGGCATCGTTTCACGCTCAGGTACGCTTACATATGAAGCTGTTTGGCAGACCACGTCGCTTGGGCTTGGCCAATCGACTTGCGTCGGAATTGGAGGAGACCCTCTCAATGGAACAAACTTTATTGATATTCTCTATCTGTTTGAAAAAGACCCAGAAACTAAAGCTATTTTATTGATCGGGGAAATCGGCGGAAGTGCAGAAGAAGAAGCGGCAGAATGGATCAAACAGCACAGCACAAAGCCTGTTGCTGCATTTATAGCAGGGCAGACAGCGCCATCTGGTAGGCGTATGGGGCATGCAGGGGCCATTGTTTCTGGCAACCAAGGGACAGCTTCTAGCAAGATTTCTGCCCTAAAAGATGCTGGAGTTGTTGTAGCTGATACTCCGGCCGAGATGGGGCTTGCCATTCAAAAAGCTTTACAACTATGTGACTTGACATGA
- a CDS encoding M50 family metallopeptidase encodes MISIPGRIPIHIFPFFWVLIAMIGWLNSQSLLGTSIWSVVILISVLIHEYGHALTALAFGQESEINLVGLGGVTKRRGKTLAKWQEFLVVLNGPLAGLGLFFLTYWLFPHVVKEKMPLLRYAMEVAINVNLFWTLLNLLPVLPLDGGHLLRILLEGIFGFNGLKIAFILSIVLACLLSLYFFISQQFFVGALFLMMGFESYRSWTEISKMTPHDNDSHLQTLLKEAIEELRVGRQNDALAKFITIREQVSKGVIYLTATQYMARILAEQGHYKQAYEWLMSIKRHLSTDYLEMLQQLAFRLQEWEIATEIGNEIYQQDQSSDIALINALSYAIMGQARPAVGWLRCAVQSGLTNLASIVRKREFDAIRHTPEFEAWLKSQQL; translated from the coding sequence ATGATTTCCATTCCAGGGCGTATACCCATCCACATTTTTCCATTTTTCTGGGTCTTGATTGCGATGATTGGATGGCTTAATAGCCAATCATTACTCGGCACAAGCATCTGGTCAGTTGTCATTTTGATTTCGGTACTCATTCATGAGTATGGGCATGCCTTAACAGCCTTGGCCTTTGGGCAAGAGTCTGAAATTAATTTAGTGGGCCTCGGAGGAGTTACTAAAAGGCGCGGAAAGACGCTTGCGAAATGGCAAGAATTTTTGGTCGTCTTGAACGGCCCGCTAGCTGGTTTGGGGTTGTTTTTTTTAACCTACTGGCTCTTCCCGCATGTAGTAAAAGAGAAAATGCCTCTTTTACGATATGCTATGGAAGTTGCCATCAACGTCAATTTATTCTGGACTCTTCTAAATCTTTTGCCAGTCCTTCCATTGGACGGCGGGCATCTCTTGCGTATTTTGCTGGAAGGCATATTTGGATTCAACGGTTTAAAAATCGCCTTTATTTTAAGCATTGTCTTAGCCTGTTTGCTTAGCCTTTACTTTTTTATTTCTCAGCAATTTTTTGTGGGAGCTCTATTTTTAATGATGGGTTTCGAAAGCTATCGCTCCTGGACAGAGATTAGTAAGATGACTCCACATGATAACGACAGCCATTTGCAAACGTTGCTGAAAGAGGCTATAGAAGAGTTAAGAGTTGGTCGGCAAAACGACGCGCTGGCAAAATTTATTACGATAAGAGAACAGGTCAGTAAAGGGGTCATTTACTTGACGGCTACACAATATATGGCGCGTATTCTTGCCGAACAAGGACACTACAAGCAAGCATATGAATGGCTCATGTCCATTAAAAGGCATCTTTCAACCGATTATTTAGAAATGCTTCAACAGCTAGCTTTTCGATTGCAAGAGTGGGAAATAGCAACTGAAATTGGTAACGAAATTTATCAGCAAGATCAATCAAGCGATATCGCCCTTATCAATGCCCTATCTTATGCAATCATGGGACAGGCAAGGCCAGCTGTTGGTTGGCTGCGTTGCGCCGTCCAGTCGGGATTGACTAATCTTGCTTCGATTGTTCGCAAACGAGAGTTCGATGCGATTCGCCATACGCCTGAATTTGAAGCGTGGCTAAAAAGTCAGCAGCTATAA
- a CDS encoding patatin-like phospholipase family protein — translation MTVFDFFLLDGPCSRRFFHAFFLLGLLAVFLTGCETKFDLPDTPSPVPECSPPSEVRLALVLGGGGARGMAHVGVLEEFERAQIPIDVIIGCSAGSIVGALYADYPRACYVKQLLKPLRKWDILDINVWCCRYGFVQGGSLRKFLRRNLKTRCFEQLSIPLCVVATDLLEGELICLNSGPIIPAVHASAAVPFVFTPVLLHDRLLVDGGVADPVPVCIAKKMNAQVVVAVDLSELLPKTCPTNLFGVATRSAEIKFLLQSESCVEGADVIIRPEMGDIGLFDDRNHELVYEAGCKAAREAIPQILDLLSQKGLWQAPCSESCVINGF, via the coding sequence ATGACTGTTTTTGATTTTTTTCTTTTGGATGGTCCTTGTTCGAGGCGTTTTTTTCATGCATTTTTTTTGTTGGGTTTATTGGCCGTATTCTTAACGGGCTGTGAAACCAAGTTTGATTTGCCTGATACTCCCAGTCCGGTTCCTGAGTGCAGTCCTCCTTCTGAGGTGCGTTTAGCGCTTGTTTTGGGTGGCGGAGGTGCTCGTGGGATGGCTCATGTTGGTGTTTTAGAGGAGTTTGAGCGGGCACAGATTCCAATAGATGTCATTATCGGTTGCAGTGCTGGAAGCATTGTGGGCGCGCTATATGCCGATTATCCTCGGGCATGTTATGTGAAGCAACTACTTAAGCCGTTAAGGAAATGGGATATCTTAGATATTAATGTATGGTGCTGTCGTTATGGCTTTGTGCAAGGAGGATCGCTTAGAAAATTTCTCAGAAGGAATTTAAAAACACGTTGTTTTGAACAGTTAAGCATTCCGCTGTGTGTTGTAGCAACCGATTTATTGGAAGGGGAATTGATCTGCTTAAATTCTGGCCCCATTATCCCTGCAGTTCATGCCTCTGCGGCCGTTCCTTTTGTTTTTACCCCTGTTTTATTGCATGACCGCCTCCTTGTAGATGGAGGTGTGGCCGATCCTGTTCCTGTTTGCATAGCTAAGAAAATGAATGCTCAAGTTGTTGTGGCAGTAGATCTGAGTGAATTGCTTCCTAAGACTTGTCCAACAAATTTGTTTGGCGTGGCGACTCGTTCGGCAGAAATTAAATTTCTGTTGCAAAGCGAGAGCTGTGTAGAGGGGGCTGATGTGATCATTCGTCCGGAAATGGGGGATATTGGCTTATTTGATGATCGTAACCATGAACTTGTTTATGAAGCCGGCTGCAAGGCCGCGAGGGAAGCAATTCCGCAAATTCTAGATCTTTTATCTCAAAAAGGGCTTTGGCAGGCCCCTTGTAGTGAGTCTTGTGTGATTAATGGGTTCTAG
- a CDS encoding DegQ family serine endoprotease encodes MTDRTSLFFKLAILCSGVAFVASSFMASDRNQTQELNGNRTEDIKRLSNKETVADFRGVAKKAIPAVVSIKVQSKKRPQLYGGDSQSENYFDFFGGEDLWGFFGLPKRDSRSQPFSGQASGVIVSPDGYILTNSHVVHDMTSISVQLTDGREFSAKVLGEDTNSDLALIKIDASNLPHLSLGNSDDLEVGQWVAAIGNPFGLQATLTVGVVSAKSRNNLDIVRYEDFIQTDASINRGNSGGPLLTLDGEVIGINTAIATNTSSGYMGIGFSIPSNMAKHVMDEILADGKVSRGFLGVSLQSIDYNLAQAFGLNKIEGALVANIVKNSPAEKAGIQVEDIILKIDDQPVANAANLRNAIYRMKPGTRVTLTILRKEKNIQLPLEIGDFSEEKTIVRDTQKSQLGIEVGNLTPEIAQNLGYGEEKGVVITKVNPNSAANFAGLKKGALIMAVNRQKVESIEQYNNALQMTPQNRPILLQIKQGNTYLFVSLRSE; translated from the coding sequence ATGACAGATCGAACTTCATTATTTTTCAAATTAGCTATTCTTTGCTCAGGTGTCGCTTTTGTAGCCTCTTCATTTATGGCAAGCGATCGCAATCAAACACAGGAGCTAAATGGCAATCGTACAGAAGATATCAAACGCCTTTCCAATAAAGAAACCGTGGCTGATTTTAGAGGCGTAGCCAAAAAAGCTATTCCCGCTGTCGTTTCGATCAAAGTTCAAAGTAAAAAAAGGCCACAATTATACGGTGGAGATAGTCAATCCGAAAACTACTTTGATTTTTTTGGAGGAGAAGATCTGTGGGGCTTTTTCGGACTACCCAAACGCGATTCCCGTTCTCAGCCCTTTTCTGGGCAAGCATCGGGAGTCATTGTAAGCCCAGATGGTTATATTCTAACCAATAGCCACGTCGTCCATGATATGACAAGCATCTCAGTTCAGCTGACTGATGGCAGAGAATTCTCGGCTAAGGTACTGGGAGAAGATACCAATAGTGACTTAGCTCTGATTAAAATCGATGCCAGCAATTTGCCCCATCTATCCTTGGGCAATTCAGATGACTTAGAAGTTGGGCAGTGGGTGGCTGCAATCGGCAATCCATTCGGCTTACAAGCCACTCTAACAGTCGGCGTCGTCAGTGCTAAAAGCCGGAATAACTTAGACATTGTGCGCTATGAAGACTTTATCCAAACCGATGCTTCGATCAACCGAGGCAATTCTGGCGGCCCTCTTCTCACATTAGACGGAGAAGTCATTGGCATCAATACTGCCATTGCAACAAATACCTCTTCAGGTTACATGGGAATCGGCTTCTCAATCCCAAGCAACATGGCCAAACACGTAATGGATGAAATTCTGGCCGACGGCAAAGTGTCTCGCGGCTTTTTAGGCGTCTCCTTGCAATCAATTGATTACAATTTAGCGCAGGCCTTTGGATTGAACAAGATTGAAGGTGCGCTTGTGGCCAACATTGTAAAAAATTCACCTGCCGAAAAGGCTGGCATCCAAGTCGAAGACATCATTTTGAAAATCGATGATCAACCTGTCGCAAATGCGGCCAATTTACGCAATGCCATTTACCGCATGAAGCCTGGAACACGCGTTACTCTAACTATTTTGCGCAAGGAGAAGAACATTCAGCTGCCGCTAGAAATTGGTGACTTTTCCGAAGAAAAAACAATCGTTAGAGACACTCAAAAGAGCCAGTTAGGTATTGAGGTGGGCAACTTAACCCCCGAAATTGCGCAAAATTTGGGCTACGGCGAAGAAAAAGGTGTTGTGATTACAAAAGTTAATCCGAATTCTGCTGCAAATTTTGCCGGTTTGAAAAAAGGCGCTCTAATCATGGCTGTCAACCGTCAAAAGGTTGAAAGCATTGAGCAGTACAATAATGCTTTGCAAATGACTCCTCAGAACCGCCCCATTCTCTTACAAATCAAACAGGGCAATACCTACTTGTTTGTCTCTTTGCGCTCAGAGTAG